In Carya illinoinensis cultivar Pawnee chromosome 9, C.illinoinensisPawnee_v1, whole genome shotgun sequence, the following are encoded in one genomic region:
- the LOC122275733 gene encoding G-type lectin S-receptor-like serine/threonine-protein kinase At1g11410 isoform X2 has translation MYFPSKQLLNPLLLLFLLFQTCVSLDTITPDEPLADGDILISNRETFALGFFSPANSRRRYVGIWYNKVQEKTVVWVANRDDPLNGTAGILSIDGHGNLVLTEANRSITIWSTSASVVSVNHSMARLLDTGNLVLVHPKTQSLIWQSFDFPTDTLLSFMKFGLDRRTGLKRFLTSWKSQDDPGTGNFTLAIDPTGYPQLFLYKGGAPLWRGGSWTGQRWSGIPEMIRNFIFNVSYVNNQDEITIEYGVTVPNVFTRMVVKEAGIVERSTWRETRWVGFWSAPKEKCDTYQECGPNSYCDPNNLEKFECTCLPGFEPKFASDWNLRDGSGGCVRNQGVFTCNSGEGFVKLARVKLPDTSIARADMNLSLKECKQECLKNCNCTAYTNANETKGGIGCLTWHGNLVDTRVYPNGGQDLYLRVDATTREKRQNKNIFSDTSATTTFEESSTRRELDGSTRNSDLQFFDLSKIVAATDNFSVSNKLGEGGFGSVYKGCLYNGKEIAVKRLSKYSGQGVEEFKNEVAIIAKLQHRNLVRILGYCVQGEEKMLIYEYLPNRSLDTLIFDETKRSLLDWGKCFEIICGIARGILYLHQDSRLRIIHRDLKASNVLLDNAMHPKIADFGMARIVGGELGDQIEANTNRVVGTYGYMSPEYAMRGLFSVKSDVYSFGVLLLEIITGKRNNTYYHDDPSSNLIGHIWELWKEGKAMEIVDSSLGDITLDNEVARCIQIGLLCVQEYATDRPNMSTVVAMLGNDKPLPSPKQPAFVFMGSSHGKDTSTSEAAISVNEVTISLVRGR, from the exons ATGTACTTCCCTTCTAAACAGTTATTGAATCCATTATtgcttctctttctccttttccAAACATGCGTTTCCCTAGATACCATAACGCCGGACGAGCCTCTTGCAGACGGTGACATCCTCATCTCCAACCGAGAAACGTTTGCACTTGGGTTTTTCAGCCCTGCCAATTCCAGGCGTCGCTATGTCGGGATTTGGTATAACAAAGTTCAAGAAAAAACGGTTGTTTGGGTCGCTAATAGAGATGATCCGCTCAATGGCACCGCCGGTATCCTCTCCATCGACGGTCATGGAAACCTCGTCCTCACCGAGGCAAACCGAAGCATCACTATCTGGTCTACTAGCGCTTCAGTTGTCTCCGTGAACCATTCCATGGCTCGGCTCTTGGACACCGGGAACCTCGTTTTGGTTCATCCAAAAACCCAGAGCCTTATATGGCAGAGCTTTGACTTTCCGACCGACACTTTGCTTTCGTTTATGAAATTCGGGCTCGATCGCCGGACTGGGCTGAAAAGGTTCCTGACATCTTGGAAGTCCCAGGATGACCCGGGAACCGGCAACTTCACCTTAGCGATTGATCCAACCGGGTATCCGCAGCTGTTCTTATACAAGGGTGGAGCTCCTTTGTGGCGGGGCGGATCTTGGACAGGACAAAGATGGAGCGGCATACCCGAAATGATACGGAATTTCATCTTCAACGTCAGCTACGTGAATAATCAAGATGAGATTACCATTGAATACGGTGTCACTGTACCTAACGTTTTCACCAGAATGGTAGTGAAGGAAGCTGGGATCGTGGAGCGGTCTACTTGGCGCGAGACCAGGTGGGTTGGGTTTTGGTCCGCCCCAAAAGAGAAGTGCGATACCTACCAAGAATGCGGACCAAATAGTTATTGTGACCCGAACAACCTAGAAAAGTTTGAGTGCACGTGCTTGCCCGGGTTTGAACCCAAGTTTGCCAGTGATTGGAACTTGAGAGATGGGTCGGGTGGGTGCGTGAGGAATCAAGGAGTGTTCACGTGCAACAGTGGAGAAGGGTTCGTGAAGCTTGCACGTGTGAAGTTGCCGGATACCTCGATAGCACGTGCGGACATGAATCTGTCGTTGAAAGAGTGCAAGCAAGAGTGCCTAAAGAATTGTAATTGTACGGCATACACCAATGCAAACGAGACAAAGGGAGGGATTGGGTGCCTTACATGGCACGGGAACTTGGTAGACACGAGAGTTTATCCTAATGGAGGACAAGATTTATATCTACGTGTAGATGCAACTACACGAG AGAAAAGACAAAACAAGAATATTTTTAGCGATACCTCCGCTACAACAACCTTTGAAGAATCTTCAACTAGAAGGGAGCTCGACGGAAGTACAAGAAATTCAGATTTACAATTCTTTGACCTAAGTAAGATAGTTGCAGCCACGGATAACTTCTCTGTTTCTAACAAGCTAGGAGAAGGCGGTTTTGGATCAGTATATAAG GGTTGCTTATACAATGGAAAGGAAATAGCAGTGAAAAGATTATCAAAGTACTCCGGACAAGGCGTAGAAGAGTTCAAGAATGAAGTTGCAATCATTGCTAAACTTCAACACAGGAACCTTGTTAGGATTCTTGGTTATTGCGTtcaaggagaagaaaagatgtTAATCTATGAGTACTTGCCAAACCGAAGTTTGGACACCCTCATTTTTG ATGAAACAAAAAGGTCATTGTTAGATTGGGGCAAATGCTTCGAGATTATTTGTGGGATTGCTCGAGGGATCTTATATCTTCATCAAGACTCAAGATTAAGGATTATCCATAGAGATCTAAAAGCCAGTAATGTTCTGCTTGACAATGCAATGCATCCAAAAATTGCAGATTTTGGTATGGCTAGAATTGTTGGAGGGGAGTTAGGGGACCAAATTGAAGCCAACACAAATCGTGTAGTTGGAACATA TGGTTACATGTCTCCAGAGTATGCAATGCGTGGACTATTTTCAGTGAAGTCAGATGTATACAGCTTTGGGGTTTTGCTACTGGAGATCATTACTGGAAAAAGGAACAATACTTATTATCATGATGATCCCTCCTCAAACTTGATTGGGCAT ATTTGGGAGTTATGGAAAGAAGGCAAAGCCATGGAAATAGTTGATTCATCACTGGGTGACATAACCCTTGATAATGAAGTTGCAAGATGTATTCAAATTGGGCTTTTGTGCGTGCAAGAATATGCAACAGATCGGCCGAACATGTCAACAGTTGTTGCAATGTTGGGTAATGACAAACCTCTTCCTTCTCCAAAACAACCTGCATTTGTTTTTATGGGTAGTAGCCATGGGAAAGACACATCAACTAGCGAAGCAGCCATTTCTGTCAATGAAGTAACAATTTCTTTGGTTCGCGGTCGTTAA
- the LOC122275733 gene encoding G-type lectin S-receptor-like serine/threonine-protein kinase At1g11410 isoform X1 has protein sequence MYFPSKQLLNPLLLLFLLFQTCVSLDTITPDEPLADGDILISNRETFALGFFSPANSRRRYVGIWYNKVQEKTVVWVANRDDPLNGTAGILSIDGHGNLVLTEANRSITIWSTSASVVSVNHSMARLLDTGNLVLVHPKTQSLIWQSFDFPTDTLLSFMKFGLDRRTGLKRFLTSWKSQDDPGTGNFTLAIDPTGYPQLFLYKGGAPLWRGGSWTGQRWSGIPEMIRNFIFNVSYVNNQDEITIEYGVTVPNVFTRMVVKEAGIVERSTWRETRWVGFWSAPKEKCDTYQECGPNSYCDPNNLEKFECTCLPGFEPKFASDWNLRDGSGGCVRNQGVFTCNSGEGFVKLARVKLPDTSIARADMNLSLKECKQECLKNCNCTAYTNANETKGGIGCLTWHGNLVDTRVYPNGGQDLYLRVDATTRAQYAKKNDLLQNKGKLAILVISVAVMLLIVASIVYWLIMRKIKEKRQNKNIFSDTSATTTFEESSTRRELDGSTRNSDLQFFDLSKIVAATDNFSVSNKLGEGGFGSVYKGCLYNGKEIAVKRLSKYSGQGVEEFKNEVAIIAKLQHRNLVRILGYCVQGEEKMLIYEYLPNRSLDTLIFDETKRSLLDWGKCFEIICGIARGILYLHQDSRLRIIHRDLKASNVLLDNAMHPKIADFGMARIVGGELGDQIEANTNRVVGTYGYMSPEYAMRGLFSVKSDVYSFGVLLLEIITGKRNNTYYHDDPSSNLIGHIWELWKEGKAMEIVDSSLGDITLDNEVARCIQIGLLCVQEYATDRPNMSTVVAMLGNDKPLPSPKQPAFVFMGSSHGKDTSTSEAAISVNEVTISLVRGR, from the exons ATGTACTTCCCTTCTAAACAGTTATTGAATCCATTATtgcttctctttctccttttccAAACATGCGTTTCCCTAGATACCATAACGCCGGACGAGCCTCTTGCAGACGGTGACATCCTCATCTCCAACCGAGAAACGTTTGCACTTGGGTTTTTCAGCCCTGCCAATTCCAGGCGTCGCTATGTCGGGATTTGGTATAACAAAGTTCAAGAAAAAACGGTTGTTTGGGTCGCTAATAGAGATGATCCGCTCAATGGCACCGCCGGTATCCTCTCCATCGACGGTCATGGAAACCTCGTCCTCACCGAGGCAAACCGAAGCATCACTATCTGGTCTACTAGCGCTTCAGTTGTCTCCGTGAACCATTCCATGGCTCGGCTCTTGGACACCGGGAACCTCGTTTTGGTTCATCCAAAAACCCAGAGCCTTATATGGCAGAGCTTTGACTTTCCGACCGACACTTTGCTTTCGTTTATGAAATTCGGGCTCGATCGCCGGACTGGGCTGAAAAGGTTCCTGACATCTTGGAAGTCCCAGGATGACCCGGGAACCGGCAACTTCACCTTAGCGATTGATCCAACCGGGTATCCGCAGCTGTTCTTATACAAGGGTGGAGCTCCTTTGTGGCGGGGCGGATCTTGGACAGGACAAAGATGGAGCGGCATACCCGAAATGATACGGAATTTCATCTTCAACGTCAGCTACGTGAATAATCAAGATGAGATTACCATTGAATACGGTGTCACTGTACCTAACGTTTTCACCAGAATGGTAGTGAAGGAAGCTGGGATCGTGGAGCGGTCTACTTGGCGCGAGACCAGGTGGGTTGGGTTTTGGTCCGCCCCAAAAGAGAAGTGCGATACCTACCAAGAATGCGGACCAAATAGTTATTGTGACCCGAACAACCTAGAAAAGTTTGAGTGCACGTGCTTGCCCGGGTTTGAACCCAAGTTTGCCAGTGATTGGAACTTGAGAGATGGGTCGGGTGGGTGCGTGAGGAATCAAGGAGTGTTCACGTGCAACAGTGGAGAAGGGTTCGTGAAGCTTGCACGTGTGAAGTTGCCGGATACCTCGATAGCACGTGCGGACATGAATCTGTCGTTGAAAGAGTGCAAGCAAGAGTGCCTAAAGAATTGTAATTGTACGGCATACACCAATGCAAACGAGACAAAGGGAGGGATTGGGTGCCTTACATGGCACGGGAACTTGGTAGACACGAGAGTTTATCCTAATGGAGGACAAGATTTATATCTACGTGTAGATGCAACTACACGAG cTCAATATGCAAAGAAGAATGATCTTCTTCAGAATAAAGGAAAGCTGGCAATTCTTGTGATTTCTGTTGCAGTAATGCTGCTTATTGTGGCTTCCATTGTGTATTGGTTAATAATGAGGAAGATAAAGG AGAAAAGACAAAACAAGAATATTTTTAGCGATACCTCCGCTACAACAACCTTTGAAGAATCTTCAACTAGAAGGGAGCTCGACGGAAGTACAAGAAATTCAGATTTACAATTCTTTGACCTAAGTAAGATAGTTGCAGCCACGGATAACTTCTCTGTTTCTAACAAGCTAGGAGAAGGCGGTTTTGGATCAGTATATAAG GGTTGCTTATACAATGGAAAGGAAATAGCAGTGAAAAGATTATCAAAGTACTCCGGACAAGGCGTAGAAGAGTTCAAGAATGAAGTTGCAATCATTGCTAAACTTCAACACAGGAACCTTGTTAGGATTCTTGGTTATTGCGTtcaaggagaagaaaagatgtTAATCTATGAGTACTTGCCAAACCGAAGTTTGGACACCCTCATTTTTG ATGAAACAAAAAGGTCATTGTTAGATTGGGGCAAATGCTTCGAGATTATTTGTGGGATTGCTCGAGGGATCTTATATCTTCATCAAGACTCAAGATTAAGGATTATCCATAGAGATCTAAAAGCCAGTAATGTTCTGCTTGACAATGCAATGCATCCAAAAATTGCAGATTTTGGTATGGCTAGAATTGTTGGAGGGGAGTTAGGGGACCAAATTGAAGCCAACACAAATCGTGTAGTTGGAACATA TGGTTACATGTCTCCAGAGTATGCAATGCGTGGACTATTTTCAGTGAAGTCAGATGTATACAGCTTTGGGGTTTTGCTACTGGAGATCATTACTGGAAAAAGGAACAATACTTATTATCATGATGATCCCTCCTCAAACTTGATTGGGCAT ATTTGGGAGTTATGGAAAGAAGGCAAAGCCATGGAAATAGTTGATTCATCACTGGGTGACATAACCCTTGATAATGAAGTTGCAAGATGTATTCAAATTGGGCTTTTGTGCGTGCAAGAATATGCAACAGATCGGCCGAACATGTCAACAGTTGTTGCAATGTTGGGTAATGACAAACCTCTTCCTTCTCCAAAACAACCTGCATTTGTTTTTATGGGTAGTAGCCATGGGAAAGACACATCAACTAGCGAAGCAGCCATTTCTGTCAATGAAGTAACAATTTCTTTGGTTCGCGGTCGTTAA